One genomic window of Branchiostoma floridae strain S238N-H82 chromosome 4, Bfl_VNyyK, whole genome shotgun sequence includes the following:
- the LOC118414025 gene encoding fibropellin-1-like isoform X2: MRVIIGVLLCLTLVFYVAPVGGQKKVTRTCRSLELPDTTRVCYTDPDDEGRYLPGTVCTFDCKDGCTRRKGKRRRKCFLHKNGRSKWWKPHGKNLKCFCAPCEGAPSSPEGSESYCDPDQPTFPAGHVCNFNCSAGYAMASASGDGKKLCENGKWKGNDIECEDIDECASDPCQYGGTCTDGVNGYTCECVAGYTGDDCETDIDECASDPCQYGGTCTDGVNGYTCECVAGYTGDDCETDIDECASDPCQYGGTCTDGVNGYTCECVAGYTGDDCETDIDECASDPCQYGGTCTDGVNGYTCECVAGYTGDGCETDIDECASDPCQYGGTCTDGVNGYTCECVAGYTGDDCETDIDECASDPCQYGGTCTDGVNGYTCECVAGYTGDDCETDIDECASDPCQYGGTCTDGVNGYTCECVAGYTGDDCETDIDECASDPCQYGGTCTDGVNGYTCECVAGYTGDDCETDIDECASDPCQYGGTCTDGVNGYTCECVAGYTGDDCETDIDECASDPCQYGGTCTDGVNGYTCECVAGYTGDDCETDIDECASDPCQYGGTCTDGVNGYTCECVAGYTGDDCETDIDECASDPCQYGGTCTDGVNGYTCECVAGYTGDDCETDIDECASDPCQYGGTCTDGVNGYTCECVAGYTGDDCETDIDECASDPCQYGGTCTDGVNGYTCECVAGYTGDDCETDIDECASDPCQYGGTCTDGVNGYTCECVAGYTGDDCETDIDECASDPCQYGGTCTDGVNGYTCECVAGYTGDDCETDIDECASDPCQYGGTCTDGVNGYTCECVAGYTGDDCETDTDECASDPCQYGGTCTDGVNGYTCECVAGYTGDDCETDIDECASDPCQYGGTCTDGVNGYTCECVAGYTGDDCETDIDECASDPCQYGGTCTDGVNGYTCECVAGYTGDDCETDIDECASDPCQYGGTCTDGVNGYTCECVAGYTGDDCETDIDECASDPCQYGGTCTDGVNGYTCECVAGYTGDDCETDIDECASDPCQYGGTCTDGVNGYTCECVAGYTGDDCETDTDECASDPCQYGGTCTDGVNGYTCECVAGYTGDDCETDIDECASDPCQYGGTCTDGVNGYTCECVAGYTGDDCETDTNECEGVTCDNGGTCVDGINEYSCDCADGFFGDHCETAACQARTDPPEVERGNVYCNDSGPLYPIGTFCVHGCNNTGGYFRSSGDKSRTCQSGGTWDGEDLVCQTLADDSTLACSARTDPPEGERGTMHCTESGPPYPIGTTCIYSCDETASFFLKSGDETRTCQEGGTWDGEVQVCALWPDDSSVACSARTDPPEGERGSIFCTNSGPPYAVGTLCIHQCDNEQGFFTESGDTQRTCLVGGTWGGDDLVCGEACSARTDPPEGGGNMYCTNSGPPYPVGTVCTHQCDNGGGFFLNSGDESRTCQVGGTWGGVDLVCADDCPARTDPPIDQRDTVVHCDNAGPPYPIGTVCTHSCNGDLGFVSISGDGSRTCQLGGTWDGADLVCGT, encoded by the exons GGTCATCATCGGCGTTCTGCTGTGTCTCACCCTGGTGTTCTATGTGGCTCCCGTCGGTGGACAAAAAAAAGTCACAA GAACGTGCAGGTCTTTGGAGCTTCCAGACACGACGAGGGTTTGCTACACAGATCCAGATGACGAAGGCCGGTATCTCCCAGGGACCGTCTGCACGTTTGACTGCAAAGATGGATGTACAAGGAGAAAAGGAAAGAGAAGGAGGAAATGCTTTCTTCATAAGAATGGTCGGTCGAAATGGTGGAAACCCCATGgcaaaaatttgaaatgttttt GCGCCCCATGTGAAGGTGCACCAAGTTCCCCCGAAGGTTCCGAGAGTTATTGTGATCCAGACCAACCCACCTTCCCAGCCGGACACGTATGTAACTTCAACTGCTCGGCTGGATACGCCATGGCATCAGCCTCAGGTGATGGGAAGAAACTTTGCGAGAACGGCAAATGGAAGGGGAACGACATAGAGTGTGAAG atatcgatgagtgtgcTTCTGATCCCTGCCAATATGGCGGTACCTGTACGGACGGAGTCAACGGTTATACCTGTGAATGCGTggcaggatatacaggagatgactGTGAAACAG atatcgatgagtgtgcTTCTGATCCCTGCCAATATGGCGGTACCTGTACGGACGGAGTCAACGGTTATACCTGTGAATGCGTggcaggatatacaggagatgactGTGAAACAG atatcgatgagtgtgcTTCTGATCCCTGCCAATATGGCGGTACCTGTACGGACGGAGTCAACGGTTATACCTGTGAATGCGTGGCAGGATATACCGGAGATGACTGTGAAACAG atatcgatgagtgtgcTTCTGATCCCTGCCAATATGGCGGTACCTGTACGGACGGAGTCAACGGTTATACCTGTGAATGCGTggcaggatatacaggagatggctGTGAAACAG atatcgatgagtgtgcTTCTGATCCCTGCCAATATGGCGGTACCTGTACGGACGGAGTCAACGGTTATACCTGTGAATGCGTggcaggatatacaggagatgactGTGAAACAG atatcgatgagtgtgcTTCTGATCCCTGCCAATATGGCGGTACCTGTACGGACGGAGTCAACGGTTATACCTGTGAATGCGTggcaggatatacaggagatgactGTGAAACAG atatcgatgagtgtgcTTCTGATCCCTGCCAATATGGCGGTACCTGTACGGACGGAGTCAACGGTTATACCTGTGAATGCGTggcaggatatacaggagatgactGTGAAACAG atatcgatgagtgtgcTTCTGATCCCTGCCAATATGGCGGTACCTGTACGGACGGAGTCAACGGTTATACCTGTGAATGCGTggcaggatatacaggagatgactGTGAAACAG atatcgatgagtgtgcTTCTGATCCCTGCCAATATGGCGGTACCTGTACGGACGGAGTCAACGGTTATACCTGTGAATGCGTggcaggatatacaggagatgactGTGAAACAG atatcgatgagtgtgcTTCTGATCCCTGCCAATATGGCGGTACCTGTACGGACGGAGTCAACGGTTATACCTGTGAATGCGTggcaggatatacaggagatgactGTGAAACAG atatcgatgagtgtgcTTCTGATCCCTGCCAATATGGCGGTACCTGTACGGACGGAGTCAACGGTTATACCTGTGAATGCGTggcaggatatacaggagatgactGTGAAACAG atatcgatgagtgtgcTTCTGATCCCTGCCAATATGGCGGTACCTGTACGGACGGAGTCAACGGTTATACCTGTGAATGCGTggcaggatatacaggagatgactGTGAAACAG atatcgatgagtgtgcTTCTGATCCCTGCCAATATGGCGGTACCTGTACGGACGGAGTCAACGGTTATACCTGTGAATGCGTggcaggatatacaggagatgactGTGAAACAG atatcgatgagtgtgcTTCTGATCCCTGCCAATATGGCGGTACCTGTACGGACGGAGTCAACGGTTATACCTGTGAATGCGTggcaggatatacaggagatgactGTGAAACAG atatcgatgagtgtgcTTCTGATCCCTGCCAATATGGCGGTACCTGTACGGACGGAGTCAACGGTTATACCTGTGAATGCGTGGCAGGATATACCGGAGATGACTGTGAAACAG atatcgatgagtgtgcTTCTGATCCCTGCCAATATGGCGGTACCTGTACGGACGGAGTCAACGGTTATACCTGTGAATGCGTggcaggatatacaggagatgactGTGAAACAG atatcgatgagtgtgcTTCTGATCCCTGCCAATATGGCGGTACCTGTACGGACGGAGTCAACGGTTATACCTGTGAATGCGTggcaggatatacaggagatgactGTGAAACAG ATACCGATGAGTGTGCTTCTGATCCCTGCCAATATGGCGGTACCTGTACGGACGGAGTCAACGGTTATACCTGTGAATGCGTggcaggatatacaggagatgactGTGAAACAG atatcgatgagtgtgcTTCTGATCCCTGCCAATATGGCGGTACCTGTACGGACGGAGTCAACGGTTATACATGTGAATGCGTggcaggatatacaggagatgactGTGAAACAG atatcgatgagtgtgcTTCTGATCCCTGCCAATATGGCGGTACCTGTACGGACGGAGTCAACGGTTATACCTGTGAATGCGTggcaggatatacaggagatgactGTGAAACAG atatcgatgagtgtgcTTCTGATCCCTGCCAATATGGCGGTACCTGTACGGACGGAGTCAACGGTTATACCTGTGAATGCGTggcaggatatacaggagatgactGTGAAACAG atatcgatgagtgtgcTTCTGATCCCTGCCAATATGGCGGTACCTGTACGGACGGAGTCAACGGTTATACCTGTGAATGCGTggcaggatatacaggagatgactGTGAAACAG atatcgatgagtgtgcTTCTGATCCCTGCCAATATGGCGGTACCTGTACGGACGGAGTCAACGGTTATACCTGTGAATGCGTggcaggatatacaggagatgactGTGAAACAG ATACCGATGAGTGTGCTTCTGATCCCTGCCAATATGGCGGTACCTGTACGGACGGAGTCAACGGTTATACCTGTGAATGCGTggcaggatatacaggagatgatTGTGAAACAG atatcgatgagtgtgcTTCTGATCCCTGCCAATATGGCGGTACCTGTACGGACGGAGTCAACGGTTATACCTGTGAATGCGTggcaggatatacaggagatgactGTGAAACAG ATACAAATGAATGTGAGGGTGTGACCTGTGACAACGGTGGAACCTGTGTCGATGGCATCAACGAATACTCCTGCGACTGTGCTGATGGCTTTTTTGGAGATCATTGTGAAACGG CGGCCTGCCAAGCTAGGACTGACCCACCAGAAGTCGAAAGGGGGAATGTCTACTGTAATGATTCGGGTCCGCTGTACCCAATCGGCACTTTCTGTGTCCACGGGTGCAATAACACGGGTGGCTATTTCCGTTCCTCTGGGGACAAGAGCAGGACATGCCAATCAGGAGGAACATGGGATGGAGAGGATCTAGTGTGCCAAA CGTTGGCGGACGATTCAACTT TGGCCTGCTCTGCCCGGACTGACCCACCAGAAGGCGAGAGGGGGACCATGCATTGTACTGAGTCAGGTCCGCCGTACCCAATCGGCACTACATGCATCTACTCGTGCGATGAGACGGCAAGTTTCTTTCTCAAGTCCGGGGACGAGACTAGGACATGCCAAGAAGGTGGGACGTGGGATGGAGAGGTTCAAGTGTGCGCTC TGTGGCCGGACGATTCATCAG TGGCCTGCTCTGCCAGGACCGACCCACCAGAGGGCGAAAGAGGGAGCATTTTCTGTACTAATTCAGGTCCGCCGTACGCGGTCGGCACACTCTGCATCCACCAGTGCGATAACGAGCAAGGTTTTTTCACCGAGTCTGGGGACACTCAGAGGACATGCCTAGTTGGAGGAACATGGGGTGGAGACGATCTAGTGTGCGGTG AGGCCTGCTCTGCCCGGACTGACCCACCGGAAGGCGGGGGGAACATGTACTGTACTAATTCAGGTCCGCCCTACCCGGTTGGTACGGTTTGCACCCACCAGTGCGATAACGGGGGAGGGTTTTTCCTCAACTCTGGGGACGAGAGCAGGACATGCCAAGTAGGAGGAACATGGGGTGGAGTGGATCTAGTGTGCGCTG ATGACTGCCCTGCCAGGACTGACCCACCAATAGACCAAAGAGACACCGTCGTGCATTGTGATAATGCAGGTCCGCCGTACCCAATTGGTACAGTCTGCACCCACTCCTGCAATGGCGACCTTGGTTTTGTCTCCATCTCTGGGGATGGGAGCAGGACATGCCAACTAGGAGGGACATGGGACGGCGCGGATCTAGTGTGCGGAACCTGA